The Hordeum vulgare subsp. vulgare chromosome 4H, MorexV3_pseudomolecules_assembly, whole genome shotgun sequence genomic interval AAACAGAACCTCATCCGTTGAGCAAACCTCCAAGAAATGTCGGTCTCGGAGAAAAGAGACTCTCTGATCGCCCCAAGACCCAAACTTTCTTCCCCCTTCCCGTCATTATTTCTGCAATTTCTCCTCGTATTTTCGTGTGTGCGCCCGCGCTCCATCCGGGATCGGCGACGGCAATCCGCGCACAGCCACCCACAATGGCGGCGGCGTGACCAACCTGCCCTGCCGCGGAGAGTTTTGCCGGTTCGCCTCTCTTGTTTTccctgcctcccccccccccccccccccctctctcagtCAGAGGCCGCGGTTTTTACTCCACCCCCTGACCTGTGGATGCCATCGAGGGGCACGCCGAGACCACGGGCGGCCTCGACAGCGACGCGCTTCCTCCCGCTCCGCTCCTCCCCGCCGCGCGCGCGTGATGCTCGCCGTCTGCGCGCGGCACGGGCCTGCCAAGCTCCCGCTGCCGCCGCTCGCGGGCGAGCGTGTCGCCTGGGTCGCCGCCGGCAGGTGGTGGTGCTGGCGCCCCGCGGCGGCGCGCCGTGGCGTCGCCGCGCGGGCCTCGTCCTTCAACTCCCGGATCGGGCTCGATTCCCAGGTTAGTCGCCGTTCTCGAGCATTCCGTCAAACAGTTCGTCGAAGCGATTCGGGGCGCCGCCCTTGGTCTAGCGATCTTGGCGGCTTCTAGTTCTCGAACCTTCGATGGGCAAATTGTACCCCATTTATGGGATAGATGGCTGAGGACACATGCTTTCTGTATGTGGTTCTAGCCTGTATATATTGTTCCtgtgggcatttcatcgaacacttgTCTTGAAGCTAGAAATGAAGTGGATACTTTGTTAGTACTCGTTTGATTGCATCGATGGCTCCATAGTGATGTTGATTAGTAACTGATGCATCACATTCTTTGCTGTAGAATTCTCACACAAGGGACTTATCCCAGCTGTTGTGGGTGGGTCCGGTGCCCGGCGACATCGCAGAGATTGAGGCATACTGCCGCATATTCCGTGCCGCGGAGCAGCTCCAAAATGCTGTCATGTCGGCGCTCTGTGATCCAGAGACAGGTGAGTGCCCTGTGCGGTATGATGTGCCATCCGAGGACCTGCCAGTGCTGGAGGACAAGGTTGCTGCTGTGCTTGGCTGCATGCTGGCATTGCTGAACCGGGGTAGGACAGAGGTGCTTGCAGGGCGGTCAGGCGTCGCGAGCGCATTCCAAGGATCTGAGCACAGCACCATGGATAGGATTCCGCCACTGGCCCTGTTCCGTGGTGATATGAAGCGGTGTTGTGAGAGCATGCAGGTTGCACTTGCTAGTTACCTTGTACCGAATGAGGCTCGAGGATTGGATATCTGGATGAGGCTGCAAAGGTTGAAGCATGCCTGTTACGATGCTGGTTTCGCAAGGGTTGATGGTCACCCCTGTCCAACATTGTTTGCAAATTGGTTTCCGGTGTACTTCTCAACTGTGCCAGATGATCCGGCAACAGAGGAGTTGGAGGTTGCATTTTGGAGGGGAGGACAAGTTAGTGAGGAGGGTCTGGAATGGTTATTGGCTAAGGGATTCCGAACTATTGTCGATCTCCGTGAGGAAGATGTTAAAGATGATTTATACCTTTCAGCAGTTGGCAAAGCTGTCTCATCCGGAAAGATAGAGGTGGTCAACATGCCAGTTGAGATTGGGACTGCTCCCTCAGCCGAACAGGTTCAGCAATTCGCGGCGCTTGTGTCCGATGGAACGAAGAAGCCCATTTATCTTCATAGCAAGGAAGGGATTAGTAGGACGTCTGCAATGGTCTCCAGATGGAAGCAGTATGCCACTCGTGCAGAGAGACTGGCCACCAAAAAGCGTTCACCAATTGTGAATGGTAAGGCGCTGAAGAATGATCTGACAAATGGCCCAGGTTTCTCCTCAAGTGGTAGTGAAAATGGTGCAATAGTGAAGTCTGATAGAACCGTGGATGCTGGGGAAGCACGCGATATAGACATAGAAATTACAAGTAATAATCTGGAAGTTACTAATTCCCTTCCCAATGATCAAAGCACTGAacaaggtgaaatgcatgacagcAGGACAGAACTTCTTTCAGATTTTAAACTAGAGACTAGTCCGCTTAAGGCACAGTTTCCTACTTGCAATGTTTTCTCTAGAAAGGAGATGACCAAATTTTTTAGAAGCAAAAGAGTTTATCCAAAATCTGTTCTGAACTCTCGGAGACGATCGAGTAGCTTGATGATCTCGAGGAGAAAACAAAATCTCAGAGCTGAACATAATGAGGCCATTGATTGTGAAGCAGCAGACATGATGGTTTTGAAGAACGCAAATGGGACATTATTTGACAATGACTATATTTTATCGGTTTCTTCAGGTATCACTAATGGAAAACCCTCGAACAATGGAACCTCCACTTCTCTTGAAGAAAAGGAAAGTACGGCCTCGCTCCTAACTATTGATCCTAAAACGTCTAATGCCAGCAATCCCAATGGGAATGCTCAGCTTGGATCACAAAAACCATCTGAAAAGAACGGTGGTCCTTATCTTGAGAGATACCCTTCAGATACAATTGATGGAAGTATTTGCGCCACAACTGGTGTTGTCAGAGTTCAGTCAAGAAGAAAAGCTGAGATGTTTCTAGTACGTACAGATGGATTCTCTTGTACTAGAGAAAAAGTAACAGAATCATCATTAGCTTTTACTCATCCTAGCACCCAGCAacagatgcttatgtggaaatctCCTCCAAAGACTGTCTTACTGTTGAAGAAATTAGGTGATGAGCTCATGGAAGAGGCTAAAGAGGTGAATGCACAATTTCCATTTTTTTAGCACATATCTATTTATTGCATATCATTCGTATATCAATGCATCTTTCCTTTTTTCGTATTTGGTAGCAAAATGTACTCTACTCATCTTAAAAAATAAAGTTCCGGCATGCAAATTATGTATTCGATAAAATTACAAATACAGTGCTAGTGCTTGCAAGTTAATGTTGTATTTTCAGAAACTTACCTTACATCATGAATTTGTAGTAAGATGTGGAACTACATAGAATTAATTGCGAGACTTTTTGTATTGCAAGGTAATGTTGTATGCTCTTTGGTACATGTCTTCCAAAGTATCGAAGTTTGTCTAAGACTTAGTTATCTACTCTAACTGTACAAGCTGTTTGATAGTCACTTTGGATATACATTTCATGTACTTCTACCTAATTTTATCTTTTATTGGGCAATGTACACATCATTTGATATCATGTATACTTCCAATCACTTACTGTTCAGGTTGCTTCGTTTTTGC includes:
- the LOC123447927 gene encoding probable NAD kinase 2, chloroplastic, with product MLAVCARHGPAKLPLPPLAGERVAWVAAGRWWCWRPAAARRGVAARASSFNSRIGLDSQNSHTRDLSQLLWVGPVPGDIAEIEAYCRIFRAAEQLQNAVMSALCDPETGECPVRYDVPSEDLPVLEDKVAAVLGCMLALLNRGRTEVLAGRSGVASAFQGSEHSTMDRIPPLALFRGDMKRCCESMQVALASYLVPNEARGLDIWMRLQRLKHACYDAGFARVDGHPCPTLFANWFPVYFSTVPDDPATEELEVAFWRGGQVSEEGLEWLLAKGFRTIVDLREEDVKDDLYLSAVGKAVSSGKIEVVNMPVEIGTAPSAEQVQQFAALVSDGTKKPIYLHSKEGISRTSAMVSRWKQYATRAERLATKKRSPIVNGKALKNDLTNGPGFSSSGSENGAIVKSDRTVDAGEARDIDIEITSNNLEVTNSLPNDQSTEQGEMHDSRTELLSDFKLETSPLKAQFPTCNVFSRKEMTKFFRSKRVYPKSVLNSRRRSSSLMISRRKQNLRAEHNEAIDCEAADMMVLKNANGTLFDNDYILSVSSGITNGKPSNNGTSTSLEEKESTASLLTIDPKTSNASNPNGNAQLGSQKPSEKNGGPYLERYPSDTIDGSICATTGVVRVQSRRKAEMFLVRTDGFSCTREKVTESSLAFTHPSTQQQMLMWKSPPKTVLLLKKLGDELMEEAKEVASFLHHQEKMNVLVEPDVHDIFARIPGYGFVQTFYTQDTSDLHERVDFVTCLGGDGVILHASNLFRTSVPPVVSFNLGSLGFLTSHIFEGFRQDMRAVIHGNNTLGVYITLRMRLRCVIFRNGKAMPGKVFDVLNEVVVDRGSNPYLSKIECYEHNHLITKVQGDGVIVATPTGSTAYSTAAGGSMVHPNVPCMLFTPICPHSLSFRPVILPDSARLELKIPDDARSNAWVSFDGKRRQQLSRGDSVHISMSEHPLPTVNKSDQTGDWFRSLIRCLNWNERLDQKAL